The Niastella koreensis GR20-10 genome includes a window with the following:
- a CDS encoding head GIN domain-containing protein has product MKKWAALFVLTAIIGTSCHLPGKRIKGNEQVTTENRQVSGFTGVSSHGDFDVYVAVGSPASVKIEAESNLLPYIETYLDNNNLQIDTKDEIWLRPRRSIKIYVTAPQFKEIHSYGSGDIVGQTKITDSSRLDLKVAGNGHINLDVDAPEVEADLTGNGGIELKGQSKSFECKLTGNGNLKAYDLMSEDTKVKILGNGDAEVYASVKLDVTVTGNGNLHYKGNAQPSTHITGNGSITQVK; this is encoded by the coding sequence ATGAAAAAATGGGCCGCCCTGTTTGTATTGACAGCTATTATTGGAACCAGTTGCCACCTTCCCGGCAAACGCATAAAAGGAAATGAACAGGTTACCACCGAGAACCGGCAGGTAAGTGGCTTTACCGGCGTTTCGTCTCATGGAGATTTTGATGTATATGTGGCTGTTGGAAGCCCGGCATCGGTAAAAATTGAAGCAGAAAGCAATCTGCTGCCTTATATTGAAACCTACCTTGATAATAACAATCTACAGATAGATACTAAAGATGAAATATGGCTGCGCCCCCGCCGGTCAATAAAAATTTATGTAACTGCTCCCCAGTTTAAGGAGATCCATTCCTATGGATCAGGTGATATAGTTGGTCAGACAAAAATTACCGATTCTTCCAGGCTTGACCTGAAAGTTGCTGGCAATGGCCATATTAACCTGGATGTGGATGCGCCTGAGGTGGAAGCTGATTTAACCGGTAATGGCGGCATTGAGTTAAAGGGCCAGTCGAAAAGCTTTGAATGTAAACTCACCGGCAATGGAAATTTAAAGGCTTACGACCTGATGTCGGAAGATACGAAGGTAAAAATACTGGGCAACGGTGATGCTGAGGTGTATGCAAGTGTAAAGCTGGATGTCACTGTTACCGGCAACGGCAATCTGCATTATAAGGGAAATGCACAACCTTCTACCCATATCACCGGTAATGGCAGTATTACCCAGGTAAAATAA
- the guaA gene encoding glutamine-hydrolyzing GMP synthase, with the protein MTEKILILDFGSQYTQLIARAVREANVYCEIIPYHKKVEFDPSLKGIILSGSPFSVNDVNAPEVDVQALNQQLPVLGVCYGAQLTAKQFGGQVAKSNKREYGRALMHKQTDDVLLKDVMEKSQVWMSHSDSVLQLPAGFNVLATTDGIPFAAFKKNGETNPLYCVQFHPEVYHSTEGKKMIKNFLVNICGCKQDWTPAHFITDTVNDLKKQIGDRKVIMALSGGVDSTVAATLIHRAIGKNLYGIFVDNGVLRKNEFEQVLETYNTIGLNVKGVNAKQLFYDQLAGKTDPEAKRKTIGRLFIEVFQQEAKAFEGVELLGQGTIYPDVIESVSVHGPSVTIKSHHNVGGLPDIMHLELVEPLRFLFKDEVRRVGAELGIPSDLLNRHPFPGPGLAIRILGEITPDKVELLQEADHRYIQGLKEHKLYDQVWQAGAILLPVKSVGVMGDERTYEFTVALRAVTSVDGMTADWAHLPYEFLAHISTDIINNVRGINRVVYDISSKPPATIEWE; encoded by the coding sequence ATGACGGAAAAGATTCTAATTCTCGATTTCGGCAGTCAGTATACTCAATTGATTGCCAGGGCCGTCCGGGAGGCCAACGTGTATTGCGAAATAATTCCCTATCACAAAAAAGTTGAATTTGATCCTTCACTGAAAGGTATAATCCTGTCGGGTTCGCCTTTTTCTGTGAACGACGTCAATGCCCCGGAAGTAGATGTACAAGCACTTAATCAGCAACTGCCCGTTTTAGGAGTTTGCTATGGCGCCCAGTTAACGGCCAAACAATTTGGCGGACAGGTAGCCAAAAGTAACAAACGCGAATACGGTCGTGCCCTCATGCACAAACAAACCGACGACGTGTTGCTGAAAGATGTAATGGAGAAATCGCAGGTTTGGATGAGCCACAGCGACTCCGTTCTGCAATTACCTGCCGGGTTCAATGTACTGGCCACTACCGACGGTATCCCCTTCGCCGCCTTTAAAAAGAACGGCGAAACCAATCCCCTGTACTGCGTACAATTTCACCCCGAAGTGTACCACTCTACAGAAGGGAAAAAAATGATTAAGAACTTCCTCGTAAATATCTGTGGCTGCAAACAGGACTGGACGCCCGCTCACTTTATCACCGATACGGTTAACGACCTGAAAAAACAGATCGGCGATCGTAAAGTGATAATGGCCCTGAGTGGAGGTGTTGACTCTACTGTTGCCGCAACATTGATCCATAGAGCCATTGGTAAGAACCTGTACGGCATTTTTGTGGACAACGGCGTGTTGCGTAAAAATGAATTTGAACAGGTACTGGAAACCTACAACACCATTGGCCTGAACGTAAAAGGTGTAAATGCCAAACAGTTGTTTTACGATCAGCTGGCAGGCAAAACCGATCCCGAAGCCAAACGTAAAACCATCGGCCGCCTGTTTATTGAAGTATTTCAGCAGGAAGCAAAAGCTTTTGAAGGTGTTGAGCTGTTAGGCCAGGGTACTATTTACCCCGATGTGATCGAGAGCGTTTCTGTGCATGGTCCTTCAGTAACTATCAAATCGCACCACAATGTGGGCGGTTTACCCGATATTATGCACCTGGAACTGGTAGAACCCCTCCGGTTCCTGTTTAAAGATGAAGTACGCCGCGTGGGGGCAGAACTGGGAATTCCCAGCGATTTGTTAAATCGCCATCCCTTCCCCGGCCCCGGTTTGGCCATCCGCATTCTGGGTGAAATTACGCCTGACAAAGTGGAATTATTACAGGAAGCCGATCATCGCTATATCCAGGGATTGAAAGAACATAAATTATACGACCAGGTATGGCAGGCAGGCGCCATCTTACTACCGGTTAAGAGTGTGGGAGTTATGGGTGATGAAAGAACGTACGAATTCACCGTAGCTTTACGTGCGGTAACTTCGGTAGATGGCATGACCGCCGACTGGGCTCACCTCCCTTATGAATTTTTGGCACATATTTCGACTGATATCATCAACAATGTAAGAGGTATCAACCGGGTGGTATACGACATCAGCAGTAAACCACCTGCAACGATAGAATGGGAGTAA
- a CDS encoding ligase-associated DNA damage response exonuclease, whose amino-acid sequence MPLISFTDKGLYCEQGNFYIDPWQPVDKAVITHAHSDHARPGSQSYLCHRDSLPLLKLRLGPYNYQTVEWNERIYMNEVMVSLHPAGHIIGSSQVRVEHKGEVWVVSGDYKTEPDGISGVFEPIPCHTFISESTFGLPIYNWKPQHEIYHEIQNWVRSNEVAGKTSVLIGYSLGKAQRILQALEEVTGNIYVHGAIWNVQETLLQTGHKFPAVQRITPDTPKDAFKGSVVIAPPSADGSAWMRRFTNSSTGICSGWMQVRGNQRRRNADAGFALSDHADWQGLLQAVKATGAQKVYITHGFQSVFSRYLNEIGIDASEVKTEFGTEEEEGTSENATTEN is encoded by the coding sequence ATGCCTTTAATCTCCTTTACAGACAAAGGCTTGTATTGCGAACAGGGCAACTTCTACATTGACCCCTGGCAACCGGTTGATAAAGCCGTGATCACCCATGCCCACAGCGATCACGCCCGGCCTGGCAGCCAGTCTTACTTATGCCACCGGGATAGTTTGCCTCTGCTAAAATTGCGGTTGGGTCCATACAATTATCAAACAGTTGAATGGAACGAAAGGATCTATATGAATGAAGTGATGGTATCGCTTCATCCTGCGGGTCATATCATTGGTTCTTCCCAGGTTCGGGTTGAGCACAAAGGCGAAGTGTGGGTGGTAAGCGGCGATTATAAAACGGAACCAGATGGCATCAGCGGGGTATTTGAACCCATCCCCTGTCATACGTTTATTTCGGAATCAACATTCGGGTTGCCCATCTACAACTGGAAACCGCAACACGAAATTTATCACGAGATTCAAAACTGGGTGCGCAGCAATGAGGTAGCAGGTAAAACTTCTGTGCTCATTGGGTACAGCCTGGGAAAAGCACAGCGGATATTACAGGCGCTGGAAGAAGTGACCGGTAATATTTATGTGCATGGCGCCATCTGGAATGTACAGGAAACCCTGCTGCAGACAGGTCATAAATTTCCTGCCGTACAACGCATTACTCCCGATACACCAAAGGATGCATTCAAGGGCAGCGTGGTGATAGCGCCGCCTTCGGCAGATGGCAGTGCATGGATGCGTCGTTTTACTAATAGCAGTACCGGCATTTGCAGCGGATGGATGCAGGTACGCGGCAACCAGCGACGCAGAAATGCCGATGCAGGTTTTGCCCTCAGCGATCATGCCGACTGGCAGGGACTGTTACAGGCAGTTAAAGCCACCGGCGCCCAAAAAGTATACATCACCCATGGGTTTCAATCTGTGTTTAGCCGCTACCTGAATGAAATTGGTATCGATGCATCTGAAGTGAAAACGGAATTTGGAACGGAGGAGGAAGAAGGCACATCTGAAAATGCAACAACTGAAAATTAG
- a CDS encoding ATP-dependent DNA ligase — protein sequence MREFAQLIFTLGTSTKTNDKLQALSTYFAHADEKDKVWVIALFSGRRPRRTVSGTQLAVWCCELVDLPIWLFQECYHTVGDLSETIALLIPESSSSPSIGGGRGEANREGASHPLHYYVEQFQQLEKAAEPEKKTFILQSWQELSSRERFVFNKLLSGTFRVGVSQKLMVNALAKTVQLEPSVIAHRISGNWDPATTSFDQLLSEQSTQTDHSKPYPFYLAYALEDPLQELGEPADWQAEWKWDGIRGQIIKRNDQLFVWSRGEDLITEKFPEYTILQRKLENGTVIDGEILPYKDGQVLNFNVLQTRIGRKNIAKKNLQEAPVGLFAYDLLELSGEDIRHWALAERRAALETLVTSLQLPWLQLSPIVTFSNWEELTTIRKQSRSLNSEGLMLKRRASAYQVGRKRGDWWKWKIDPLTIDAVMVYAQKGTGRRSNLYTDYTFAVKDGDKLVPFTKAYSGLTDKEFAQVDSFVKKNSLEKFGPVRTVKPELVFEIAFEGIATSNRHKSGVALRFPRISRWRTDKLPNDINTLEDLKKILELYGK from the coding sequence ATGAGGGAATTCGCACAACTCATATTTACGCTGGGTACCAGCACCAAAACAAATGATAAGCTTCAGGCCCTATCAACCTACTTTGCGCATGCCGATGAAAAGGATAAGGTGTGGGTGATTGCATTGTTCAGCGGCCGCCGGCCACGCCGCACCGTTAGCGGTACGCAGTTGGCGGTATGGTGCTGTGAATTGGTTGATCTGCCCATCTGGCTTTTCCAGGAATGTTACCATACCGTAGGCGATCTTTCAGAAACGATTGCATTACTGATACCAGAGAGTTCTTCCTCCCCCTCTATTGGAGGGGGACGGGGGGAAGCCAACCGGGAGGGGGCCTCCCATCCCCTCCATTACTACGTTGAACAATTTCAGCAACTTGAAAAAGCCGCCGAACCCGAAAAGAAAACGTTTATCCTGCAGTCGTGGCAGGAATTAAGCAGCCGCGAACGGTTTGTATTCAATAAATTATTGTCGGGCACTTTCCGGGTGGGCGTATCGCAAAAACTAATGGTGAATGCCCTGGCCAAAACAGTTCAACTGGAGCCCAGCGTTATTGCTCACCGCATCAGTGGTAACTGGGACCCTGCCACCACTTCTTTTGACCAGTTGTTAAGCGAGCAGTCAACCCAAACCGATCATTCAAAACCCTACCCTTTCTACCTCGCGTATGCGTTGGAAGATCCTTTGCAGGAATTAGGCGAGCCAGCCGATTGGCAGGCTGAATGGAAATGGGATGGCATCCGTGGACAAATTATAAAACGCAACGACCAGTTGTTTGTATGGAGCCGCGGCGAAGACCTCATCACCGAAAAATTCCCCGAATACACCATCCTGCAACGCAAACTGGAAAACGGCACTGTCATAGACGGAGAAATTCTACCCTATAAAGATGGACAGGTACTCAACTTCAATGTGCTGCAAACCCGCATTGGCAGAAAGAACATCGCTAAAAAGAATTTACAGGAAGCACCGGTTGGGTTATTTGCCTACGACCTGCTTGAACTCAGTGGAGAAGACATCCGGCATTGGGCGCTCGCCGAACGGCGGGCAGCCCTGGAAACACTGGTCACTTCCCTGCAACTGCCCTGGTTGCAACTATCCCCTATTGTGACCTTCAGCAACTGGGAGGAACTGACCACCATTCGCAAACAAAGCCGCAGCCTCAACAGTGAAGGATTGATGTTAAAACGGAGAGCATCTGCCTACCAGGTAGGCCGCAAAAGGGGCGACTGGTGGAAATGGAAAATTGACCCGCTCACCATCGATGCAGTAATGGTATATGCACAAAAAGGAACCGGCCGCCGCAGCAACCTGTACACCGATTATACTTTTGCTGTAAAAGATGGCGACAAACTGGTTCCCTTTACCAAAGCTTATTCCGGGTTGACTGATAAAGAATTCGCCCAGGTAGATTCCTTTGTAAAAAAGAACTCCCTCGAAAAGTTTGGACCCGTTCGCACCGTAAAACCCGAGCTGGTTTTTGAAATTGCCTTTGAAGGAATTGCCACCAGCAACCGCCACAAATCCGGCGTAGCCCTCCGCTTTCCCCGCATCAGCCGCTGGAGAACCGATAAATTACCCAACGATATCAATACTTTAGAGGACCTGAAGAAAATATTGGAGCTTTATGGGAAATAA